The proteins below come from a single uncultured Dethiosulfovibrio sp. genomic window:
- a CDS encoding transporter substrate-binding domain-containing protein gives MKFTKMFLSSLALLSLSVSSLFAAPLDDFRLMTEEYPPFNMKGPDGVATGIAVDVLMGMVDRVGSSKKAEDVEILPWARAYNEVQTTPKTSLFCMTRSEEREPLFAWVGPISPTRVVAMALKSKGLKISSEENLRGLVAGVIKDDIGDQLAAKARIEKIDRTACNEQNIKKLVSGRIDIWIYEESVAQWQIKDLGYAPDDFETVFVLSSGELAYAFHKDTDPSVIEQLQAALDGMKADDSYQAILDKYLK, from the coding sequence GTGAAATTCACAAAAATGTTTTTGTCGTCTCTTGCGTTGCTCAGTCTCTCCGTCTCCTCGCTGTTTGCTGCCCCTTTGGATGATTTTCGACTCATGACGGAGGAATATCCGCCCTTCAACATGAAAGGTCCCGATGGGGTAGCCACCGGGATAGCGGTGGACGTGCTTATGGGAATGGTCGATAGAGTGGGTTCCTCCAAGAAGGCCGAGGACGTGGAAATCCTTCCCTGGGCCAGAGCCTACAACGAAGTTCAGACAACGCCTAAGACGTCCCTTTTCTGCATGACCAGATCGGAAGAGAGAGAGCCCCTTTTCGCCTGGGTCGGTCCGATCAGCCCCACCAGAGTGGTAGCCATGGCCCTTAAGAGTAAAGGCCTTAAAATATCCTCCGAGGAGAATTTGAGGGGCCTGGTGGCGGGAGTGATAAAGGACGATATAGGGGACCAGCTTGCGGCCAAGGCCAGGATAGAGAAGATAGACCGCACCGCTTGTAATGAACAGAACATAAAGAAGCTGGTCTCGGGCAGGATAGACATATGGATATACGAGGAAAGCGTCGCTCAATGGCAGATAAAGGACCTTGGCTACGCCCCCGATGATTTCGAGACCGTTTTCGTCCTGAGCAGCGGCGAGCTGGCTTACGCCTTTCACAAGGACACGGACCCCTCCGTCATAGAGCAGCTTCAAGCGG